AGCCGCGGCAGCGCCGCGAACACGCTCGGCGTGTAGCCCTTGCTGGCCGGCGGCTCGCCGGTGGCGAGGCCGATCTCGCGCAGGGCCATGGCGTAGCGCGTCAGCGAGTCCATCATCAGCAGGACGCGCCGCCCGCGGTCGCGGAAGTGCTCGGCCACGCTGAAGGCGAGTTCGGCGCCCTTGACCTTCTCGAGTGCGGTGGCGTCGCTGGTCACGGCCACCACCACCGAACGCCGAAGCCCCTCGGCGCCCAGGTCGCGCTCGATGAACTCGCGCACCTCGCGTCCGCGCTCGCCGATGAGCCCGAGGACGATCACGTCGGCCTCGGCGCGCCGGGCCAGCATGCCCAGCAGCACGCTCTTGCCCACGCCGCTGCCGGCGAAGATGCCCAGGCGCTGCCCCTCGCCGACCCCGAGGAGCCCGTCGAGCGCGCGAACGCCCGTGACGAACTGCCGCGCGATGGGCGCCCGGTCCAGGGGCGCCGGGGCGCGGCCCTCCACGCGGCGGCGCTCGGGGAGCCAGGGGTCGCCCGCGCCGTCGATGGGACGTCCGAGACCGTCGAGCACGCGGCCGACCAGCCCGTCGCCCACGCCCACGCTGAGCGGCGCGCCGGTGGGCACCACGCGGTCGCCCGGTCGGATGCCCGCGATCGCGCGGTAGGGCATGAGGAGAAGACGCCCGTCCTGGAAGCCGACGACCTCGGCGGGCAGCGTGCCGTCGCCGGCGGTCTCGATCAGGCAGAGCTCACCCACCGAGGCGGGCGCGCCCTCCGCTTCGAGCAGCAGGCCGATCACGCGGCTGACCCGGCCCACGCGGCGAACCACGTCGCCGCGCTCCACGCGTTCGAGCGCACGGCGCAGATCAAGCGCCATGGGGCCCGTCCTCGGGAGCAGGCGGCGCGTCGGCGGCGTCGAGCGAGCCGTCGAGCAGGAGCGCCTCGAGCCGGGCGAGTTCGTCCTCGGCGATGGATTCCACCCGCGCGCGGTCGCCCTCCAGGGCGAGGCTGCCCGCGGGCAGGCGCGGATCGGGCTGGAGCTGGAAGGGCAGACCGTCGAGCAGGCGCTTGCCCTCGGCGGCGAGCAGGGCGTCCACCGCGGCGAGGTCGTCCGGGTTCGCCAGCACGCGAATGCTGCTCTCACGCTCGAGACAGCCGAGCAGCTCCGCGAGCTTGCCCGCCAGCGCCGCGTCGTTCGCGCGCAGCTCGGCGCGCAGCAGCCGACGCGCAATGCCCATGGACAGGGCCAGCAGCTCGCGCTCGCTCTCGCGCTGGAACTCGGCGCGCGCCGCCGTCAGGCTCGACAGGAGCCGCTCCAGCGCGGCCAGCGGGCCGGCCACGAGGGCCTCGCGCTCGGCGGCGTATTCCGCGGCCGCCTCGCGGCGTCCCGCGTCCCGCCCCTCCGCCAGCAGGCGCTCGCGCAGGTCGGCGAAGCCGGGCTGCCGGGACAGGTGCGCGATCTCCGCGTCCGCGCCGGCGCGGGCGAAGTCCTCGAGGTAGAGGCCGAGGGCCGCGTCACTCGATGAGGCCACCCTCTTCCCCCCCGCGTCCAGCGATGAAGATCGTCCCCTCGGCCTCCAGGCTGCGCACCACCTCGATGATGCGGGCCTGGGCGGCCTCCACGTCGCTCACGCGCACCGCGCCCATGTACTCCATCTCCTCGCGGATGGCCGTGGCCGCCCGCTTGGACATGTTGCCGAAGACGAGGTCGCGCACCTCGCCCGTCGCGCCCTTGAGCGCGAGGGCCAGGTCCTTGCTGTCCACTTCCTTCATCACGGCCTGGACGGACTTGTTGTCCAGCAGCACCAGGTCGCCGAAGGTGAACATCTGGTTCTTGATGTCCTCGGCCACGGCCGCGTCGACCTCCTCGATCTCCTCGAGGATGCCCTTCCAGACCGTCTGCTCGATCTCGTTGAAGGTCTCCGCCACGTGGGTCGTGCCGCCGAACTTGACGCCCATGTCCTGGAAGTCCGTGAGCACGTAGTCGCCCAGCACGCCCTGGATCTCGGCGATGACCTCCGCGCTCGGCCGCTCGATGGTGGCCATGCGGTAGGCGATGCTGGTGCGGGTCTCCTCGGGCAGGTTGACGAGGATCTGTCCCGCCTGATGGGTGGGCAGGGTGCTGAGCACGAGCGCCACCGTCTGCGGGTGCTCCTTCTTCAGGAAGTTCGCGATGCTCGGCGGGTCCACGTTGCTGATGAGGCCGAAGTAGTTCGTCTCGCCCAGGCCGCGGAAGCGGCTCATGATGGCCTTGGCCTTGCGCTCGCCCAGGCTGGCGATGAGCATCTCGCGCGCGTAGTCCTCGCCGCCCTGCAGGATGTAGTCCCGCGCCTGGGCGGTCTGCGCGAAGTCCTCGATGATCGCGCGCTTGTCCTCGGCCGAGATCGTGCCGATTGAGACGATCTCGGCGGAGAGGTCCTCGAGCTCCTCGTCGCTGAGATGCCGCGTGATCTCGGAGGCCGCCTCCTTGCCCAGCGCTATCATCAGCATCGCCGCGCGGGTGACGCCCTTCATGCCGTCGAGGTTCACCCCCGCCGCCGGGGCGGGCGGGCTCTCGGGCGCCGGCTGCTTCGTCGCCTTGCTCACGTGCTAGCTCCTCGCGTGCATCCAGGTACGCACCAGCTGTGCGATGTCCTCGGGCTTCTCCAGCGCCAGCGCGCGGGCCTGCTCCTCGACCTCCAGCGCGTGCGCCGCCTTGCTCTGGATCCCCTCGGCGACGGCGCTGTCCCCCGCCGGATCGCGACCGGCCTCCACGGCCCGACCGAGGTCGCGCGCGCTGCGGGTCGGCCCGGTCAGACCGGCCACGAGCTGGCCGCTCAGGCGGCGGAAGGTCGCCATGAGGAAGATCAGGGCCAGGAGGATCAGGCCGCCGTTGATGTACTTGGGGGCGCGCCCCACCCAGGTGGACAGGGCGCTCGCCTCCGGCAGCGGGGTCTCCTGGAAGCGGACGTTGAGCAGCTCGATCTTGTCGCCGCGGTCCTTGTTCACGCCCACGATGTTCTCGACGACCTTGCGGTAGCCCTCGAGCTCCTGGGCGCTGCGCGGCGCGTACTGGCTGCTGCCGTCCTCGGCCTGGGTGTAGACGCCGTCGATGAGCACCGCCACGCTCAGCTGCCGCACGGTGCCGGTCGCCGCCACGATGTTCTCCACCATGCGGTTGAACTCGTACTGCACCGTGGAGCTCTCGGTGTTCTCGCCCTCGGTGTCCCGCTGGCTCTGGTTGCGCTGCTCGCTGAGCACGGCGCTGGTCTCCGGGTCCACGACCTGGCGCGTGCGCTCCACCTTCTCGAAGTCCAGCTCGGCGTTGACGCGCACCAGCGCGGTGCCCGGGCCCAGCACGCTCTCCAGCGTGCTCTGGGCCTTGCGGCCGAGGTAGGACTCCACCTCCTGCTTGATCTCCAGCTGGGCGTTGCTGAGTCCGGCCACGTCGCTCGTGCCGTCACGGGAGAGCAGGGTGCCGAAGCTGTCGAGGATCGTCACGTGCTCGGGACTCATGCCCTCGACGCTGCCGGACACCAGACGCTGGATCGCCTGCACCTGATCGCCGCGCAGCGCGCCGGGGCGGAGCAGATTCAGCACGACGCTGGCCGTCGGCGGCTGCTGCTCGGCCCGGAACAGCGCCTGCTTGGGCAGGACCAGGTGGACCCGCGCCTTCTCGACGCCGTTGATGGTGATGATCGAGCGCGCCAGCTCGCCCTCGAGCGCGCGCCGGTAGTTGAGATTCTGCGTGAACTCGCTGACGCCGAGCCCCTCGTTGTCGAAGAGCTCGTAGCCGCTGAGGCCGCCCGTGGGCAGGCCCTCGCCGGCCATCAGCACCTTCAGCTCGCCCACGCGGCTAGCCGGCACCATGAGGCCGTTGCCGCCGCTGGTCACGCGGTAGTCGACGCCCCGCTTCTGGAGCTGCTCGATCACGCGCGCGCTGTCCTCGGGGCCGAGGTTCGAGTAGAGCAGGGTGAAGTTCTCCCGGCCCAGCCACGCGAAGAAGATCAGCAGCGTGGCCAGCACCGCGCCCGTGAGCGACAGGAAGAGCACCCGCTGGCTCGTGCCCAGCAGTCCCCAGAGCTCCCGCAGTCGTGAGATCATCGTTGCCATGCTCGCTCCCTAGACCTGCATCTGCATGAGCTGCTGGTAGCCTTCCAGCAGACGGTTGCGCACTTCCATGAGAAGCTCGAAGGTGAGGCTCGCCTCTTCCTGGGCGATCATGATCTGGTGGACATCCACGCCCTGGTCCAGCACCGCCGCCCCGATGGCCGCGTCGGCCTGGTCCTGCTTCGCCTGCGTCTTCGACAGGCTCTGCTCGAGCATGGCCGCGAAACCGCTGGCCTTGGGCGCCTCGGTGGGCGTCTGCCCGTAGGCCTTGAGCAGGTTGTGCGTGACCAGGGGACGCAGCTGGAGATCCTTCATCGCCTACTCCTAGAGGTCGATGGCGCGGCTGATCATTTCCTTGGCCGCGTCCATGGCGGTGGCGTTGGCCTCGTAGGCCCGCGTCGCCTTGATGAGGGTGAGCATCTCGTCCACGGGGTTGATGTTCGGCTTGAGCAGCACGCCGTCGGCGTCCGCGTCGGGGTGGCCCGGCGCGTACTCGCTCGTCACGGGGTCGGCCACCGTGGCCACCTTCGCCTCGAGCTCGGGCAGGGTCGGCTGCGGCGGCATCGCCGGCAGCTCGCGCGCCCGGTCCAGCAGGGCGCTGAAGCTGACCCGGCGCGGCTCCGGCTTCGCCTCGCGGGCGGAGAACACCACCGTCTTGGGACGGTAGGGACCGCCCTCGGGCGTCCGCGTGGTCTCGGCGTTCGCCAGGTTCTCGGCGGCCACGTCCAGGCGCAGGCGCTGGGCCTTGAGGCCCATGGCGCTCACCTTGAAGCTGGAGAAGATGCCTTCAGTCGCCATGGCGGCTCACCTCCTAGCCCTTGCCGCGGATCGCGCTCCGCAGCAGCTGGTAGCGGATGGACAGGATGCGCGTGGCCAGCTTGTGGCGAAGGTTCGTCTCCGCCAGGGCGGCCATCTCGCGGTCGAGGTCCACGTCGTTCACGCCGTTCGTCGTACCCTGCAGCGCGCGCGGCGAGTCGGGCCGCAGCACCGGCTCGGGCAGGGCCGTCTCGCCGCGGTCGAGCGCCCGCTGCAGGGCGTCCTCGAAATCCACGCTGCGGCTCGAATAGCCCGGCGTCTCCACCTGCGCGATGTTCTCGGCGATCACGCGCTGGCGCAGGGTGTAGGCGTCCAGGCTGCGCTTGAGCAGGTCCAGGTTGCCGGCGTTGAAGACGTCGCGGGCCATGTCGCTCCTAGGCCGTGGCCGCGCGGCTGGCGGCCCGGGTCTGCTCGCGGTACAGGTTCAGCTTGTTGCGCAGCGTGCGCACGCTGATGCCCAGGTGGCGCGCCGCCTGGGTCCGGTTCTCCCGGAAGCGGGCGAGGCTGGCCATGATCATGCGCTTCTCCATCTCCTTGAGCGTCAGGTCCTGGTCGAAGGTCGCGGCGCTCTTGGCAGGCGCCCCGAGGTCCTCCTCGAAGAGGAAGTGCTCGCAGCGCAGCGGCTCCCCCTGCGCCAGCACGACGGCGCGCTCCACGGCGTTCTGCAGCTGCCGGACGTTGCCCGGCCAGGCCTGCCGCTGCAGCTCGCGCAGCACCGCGATGTCGAGCACCGGCGGCGTCAGGCCGTTCTCGGCCGCGGACTGGGCCAGGAAGTGCTCGATGAGATCGGGGATGTCCTCGCGGCGCTCGCGCAGCGGGGGCAGATGCACCGGCACCACGTTGAGACGGAAGTAGAGGTCCTCGCGGAAGCGTCCGGCCCGGACCTCCTCGCGCAGATTGCG
Above is a genomic segment from Candidatus Latescibacterota bacterium containing:
- the fliG gene encoding flagellar motor switch protein FliG, which produces MSKATKQPAPESPPAPAAGVNLDGMKGVTRAAMLMIALGKEAASEITRHLSDEELEDLSAEIVSIGTISAEDKRAIIEDFAQTAQARDYILQGGEDYAREMLIASLGERKAKAIMSRFRGLGETNYFGLISNVDPPSIANFLKKEHPQTVALVLSTLPTHQAGQILVNLPEETRTSIAYRMATIERPSAEVIAEIQGVLGDYVLTDFQDMGVKFGGTTHVAETFNEIEQTVWKGILEEIEEVDAAVAEDIKNQMFTFGDLVLLDNKSVQAVMKEVDSKDLALALKGATGEVRDLVFGNMSKRAATAIREEMEYMGAVRVSDVEAAQARIIEVVRSLEAEGTIFIAGRGGEEGGLIE
- the fliE gene encoding flagellar hook-basal body complex protein FliE, whose product is MKDLQLRPLVTHNLLKAYGQTPTEAPKASGFAAMLEQSLSKTQAKQDQADAAIGAAVLDQGVDVHQIMIAQEEASLTFELLMEVRNRLLEGYQQLMQMQV
- the fliF gene encoding flagellar M-ring protein FliF; amino-acid sequence: MISRLRELWGLLGTSQRVLFLSLTGAVLATLLIFFAWLGRENFTLLYSNLGPEDSARVIEQLQKRGVDYRVTSGGNGLMVPASRVGELKVLMAGEGLPTGGLSGYELFDNEGLGVSEFTQNLNYRRALEGELARSIITINGVEKARVHLVLPKQALFRAEQQPPTASVVLNLLRPGALRGDQVQAIQRLVSGSVEGMSPEHVTILDSFGTLLSRDGTSDVAGLSNAQLEIKQEVESYLGRKAQSTLESVLGPGTALVRVNAELDFEKVERTRQVVDPETSAVLSEQRNQSQRDTEGENTESSTVQYEFNRMVENIVAATGTVRQLSVAVLIDGVYTQAEDGSSQYAPRSAQELEGYRKVVENIVGVNKDRGDKIELLNVRFQETPLPEASALSTWVGRAPKYINGGLILLALIFLMATFRRLSGQLVAGLTGPTRSARDLGRAVEAGRDPAGDSAVAEGIQSKAAHALEVEEQARALALEKPEDIAQLVRTWMHARS
- the flgC gene encoding flagellar basal body rod protein FlgC gives rise to the protein MATEGIFSSFKVSAMGLKAQRLRLDVAAENLANAETTRTPEGGPYRPKTVVFSAREAKPEPRRVSFSALLDRARELPAMPPQPTLPELEAKVATVADPVTSEYAPGHPDADADGVLLKPNINPVDEMLTLIKATRAYEANATAMDAAKEMISRAIDL
- a CDS encoding FliI/YscN family ATPase, producing the protein MALDLRRALERVERGDVVRRVGRVSRVIGLLLEAEGAPASVGELCLIETAGDGTLPAEVVGFQDGRLLLMPYRAIAGIRPGDRVVPTGAPLSVGVGDGLVGRVLDGLGRPIDGAGDPWLPERRRVEGRAPAPLDRAPIARQFVTGVRALDGLLGVGEGQRLGIFAGSGVGKSVLLGMLARRAEADVIVLGLIGERGREVREFIERDLGAEGLRRSVVVAVTSDATALEKVKGAELAFSVAEHFRDRGRRVLLMMDSLTRYAMALREIGLATGEPPASKGYTPSVFAALPRLLERAGSAATGSITGLFTVLVEGDDMNDPVADTVRSILDGHVLLSRRLATAGQYPAIDVLESVSRLFDAVAPAEAVAKARELTAAMAVYRENEDLIQIGAYAPGSSPEIDRAIALRPDWQRFLRQARDERSTLDETRGALSALLGQAASTRQAGVRR
- the flgB gene encoding flagellar basal body rod protein FlgB, with the translated sequence MARDVFNAGNLDLLKRSLDAYTLRQRVIAENIAQVETPGYSSRSVDFEDALQRALDRGETALPEPVLRPDSPRALQGTTNGVNDVDLDREMAALAETNLRHKLATRILSIRYQLLRSAIRGKG